From a region of the Tenggerimyces flavus genome:
- a CDS encoding RICIN domain-containing protein — translation MTSQLRRVVLAAAIAAFTLPISLPAAAFGAAGPSADPCEGLIRSALAGGCSPGATAIPAADVGRAPVPLRPAVADAVIAANPVVCEGDGVSGKRVEVLYVRQDSTASRFARFEASFQAFSHEMDAAYNDSAAQTGASRHIRFVTEPAGAGCRVKVTEVVVPDGSLANWDSGVKALQDKGFTDASRKYLMYADAQVICGQGTLYDDDRPGLDNANNTNVGYARVDASPNCWGFNAAGHELGHNLGAVQLSAPNADSGFHCRDEWDLMCYGDTQVVCAEKDTDRLMDCNHDDYFHTSPPAGSYLATHWNVANSDWLIKSPTPDPGGGPKHGEAYVITNVATGNAMDVIDGSPNDLVRLSHRAPSGGTSQQWRFQYETGWQLANVNSSKCADSAFSGTEPGTEILQYSCNGQDGMRWALNPLGDGKFGIVNFLTGYAITDSGAYPAPLTQQPFTGAESQQWELTRLP, via the coding sequence ATGACCAGTCAGCTGCGACGTGTGGTCCTTGCCGCCGCGATTGCGGCATTTACCCTGCCGATCTCCTTGCCTGCCGCCGCGTTCGGCGCGGCAGGTCCGTCCGCCGACCCCTGCGAAGGGCTGATCCGCAGTGCTCTGGCGGGCGGCTGCTCGCCCGGAGCGACGGCGATCCCGGCGGCCGATGTCGGACGCGCGCCGGTGCCGCTTCGGCCCGCCGTCGCGGACGCGGTGATCGCCGCGAACCCGGTCGTCTGCGAGGGCGACGGGGTGTCGGGCAAGCGGGTGGAGGTGCTGTACGTACGCCAGGACTCGACGGCGTCGCGGTTCGCCCGCTTCGAGGCGTCGTTCCAGGCGTTCTCGCACGAGATGGACGCCGCGTACAACGACAGCGCGGCGCAGACGGGCGCGAGCCGGCACATCCGCTTCGTGACCGAGCCTGCCGGCGCGGGCTGCCGGGTGAAGGTGACCGAGGTCGTCGTACCGGACGGGTCGCTCGCGAACTGGGACTCGGGCGTCAAGGCCCTGCAGGACAAGGGATTCACCGACGCGTCGCGCAAGTACCTGATGTACGCCGACGCGCAGGTCATCTGCGGGCAGGGGACGCTGTACGACGACGACCGTCCCGGGCTCGACAACGCGAACAACACCAACGTCGGCTACGCGCGCGTCGACGCCTCGCCGAACTGCTGGGGCTTCAACGCCGCCGGGCACGAGCTCGGCCACAACCTCGGCGCCGTCCAGCTGTCCGCCCCGAACGCCGACAGCGGCTTCCACTGCCGCGACGAGTGGGACCTGATGTGTTACGGCGACACCCAGGTCGTGTGCGCCGAGAAGGACACCGACCGGCTGATGGACTGCAACCACGACGACTACTTCCACACCTCGCCGCCGGCCGGCTCGTACCTCGCGACGCACTGGAACGTGGCGAACAGCGACTGGCTGATCAAGAGCCCGACGCCAGACCCGGGCGGTGGCCCGAAGCACGGCGAGGCGTACGTGATCACCAACGTGGCAACGGGAAACGCGATGGACGTGATCGACGGGTCGCCCAACGACCTGGTACGGCTGTCGCATCGCGCACCGAGCGGGGGGACGAGCCAGCAGTGGCGGTTCCAGTACGAGACGGGCTGGCAGCTCGCCAACGTGAACAGCTCGAAGTGCGCGGACAGCGCGTTCAGCGGCACGGAGCCGGGAACGGAGATCCTGCAGTACAGCTGCAACGGCCAGGACGGCATGCGCTGGGCACTGAATCCGTTGGGAGACGGGAAGTTCGGGATCGTGAACTTCCTGACCGGCTACGCGATCACCGACTCCGGCGCCTACCCGGCACCGCTGACGCAGCAACCGTTCACGGGAGCGGAGAGCCAGCAGTGGGAGCTCACCCGCCTGCCGTGA